In Bacteriovorax stolpii, a single genomic region encodes these proteins:
- a CDS encoding type IV pilus twitching motility protein PilT, protein MAFTLKNLASLISVAIQHKASDIHIRTDEVPCLRIRGELIPVQTKIFTPNDVKDIVKILVSDQNIDNHFSAKAELDGAFAIPDLCRLRYNIFSYFGNIGIVLRVINTKVPNLTELDMPRTLGRIALQKRGLILVTGATGSGKSTTLAAMIDHINENRASHIVTIEDPIEYMHPQKKARISQREVGRDTEDFASGLRAALRQDPDVISIGEMRDPITANIALKAAETGHIVFSTLHTTNTVTTIGRIISMFPTHEQPEVRKRLAENLYAIIGQRMLPGINGRVVIAQEIMVTSPGIRDCISGKDDLNRIPHIISQGQGKSTNGGQTFDQHIMFLYQKGFIEKEVALDAVSSQADFIQKLIVE, encoded by the coding sequence ATGGCCTTTACATTAAAAAACCTCGCTTCACTGATTTCAGTGGCCATTCAACATAAGGCCAGTGACATTCACATCAGAACGGACGAAGTCCCATGTTTAAGAATCCGAGGGGAACTCATCCCGGTTCAAACAAAAATATTTACCCCTAACGACGTCAAAGACATCGTTAAAATCCTGGTCTCTGACCAGAATATCGATAATCACTTTAGTGCCAAGGCCGAACTAGACGGGGCGTTTGCTATCCCCGACCTGTGTCGTTTGCGCTATAATATCTTCAGTTATTTTGGAAATATTGGAATCGTTCTTCGTGTTATCAACACTAAAGTTCCCAACCTCACTGAACTGGATATGCCAAGAACACTGGGAAGAATCGCTCTTCAAAAACGCGGCTTAATCCTGGTAACTGGTGCCACTGGCTCAGGAAAAAGTACGACACTGGCGGCAATGATTGATCATATCAATGAAAACCGCGCCTCGCACATCGTGACGATTGAAGACCCGATTGAATATATGCACCCTCAGAAAAAGGCGCGTATCTCTCAGCGTGAAGTGGGACGCGACACTGAGGACTTCGCTTCAGGCCTAAGGGCCGCTTTAAGACAGGACCCTGACGTTATCTCTATTGGAGAGATGCGCGACCCTATTACCGCCAATATCGCTTTAAAAGCGGCGGAAACCGGACACATCGTCTTCTCTACTCTCCATACAACAAATACAGTGACAACTATAGGCCGAATCATTTCCATGTTTCCGACTCACGAGCAACCAGAAGTGAGAAAGAGACTTGCCGAAAACCTATACGCTATCATCGGACAGCGCATGCTTCCGGGGATTAACGGACGCGTAGTCATTGCTCAGGAAATCATGGTGACCTCACCTGGTATCCGCGATTGTATCAGTGGCAAAGACGATTTAAACCGCATCCCACACATCATCTCTCAGGGACAAGGAAAATCGACAAACGGCGGGCAGACCTTCGATCAGCACATCATGTTCCTTTACCAGAAAGGATTCATTGAAAAAGAAGTGGCGCTGGATGCAGTTTCATCACAGGCAGATTTCATTCAGAAGCTGATTGTTGAATAA
- a CDS encoding RDD family protein, translating to MSDKKGSSSNKLGSTCMPEGRTSIVKKPVHGEKLILDEPSVKTKTRTEHYQELSKNDKVKDEEDFYDFSSPIQRALGLAIDAAFLFGLYKLILKLSSVEVKIINYFLDKYKLQFMFGEAALLKVVLVASCGFALILAVVIPAAFFNSSLGKKLTKQRIRGDEKYTLSISQAFCRELIWKPLSIACVIGFVLPFFDKKKKSLHDKISGTFIIKD from the coding sequence ATGAGTGATAAGAAGGGCAGTTCGAGCAATAAACTTGGTTCCACTTGTATGCCTGAAGGGCGCACAAGCATTGTTAAAAAACCCGTCCATGGTGAAAAACTAATTCTTGATGAACCAAGTGTCAAAACCAAAACCCGCACAGAGCACTATCAGGAACTTTCTAAAAACGACAAGGTTAAAGATGAAGAGGACTTTTATGATTTCTCTTCTCCCATCCAGCGCGCTCTGGGCCTAGCGATAGATGCAGCCTTTTTATTTGGACTCTATAAACTGATCTTGAAGCTCTCTTCTGTTGAAGTCAAAATTATCAATTATTTTCTGGATAAATATAAGCTGCAGTTTATGTTTGGCGAAGCCGCTTTATTAAAAGTGGTGCTTGTTGCAAGTTGTGGTTTTGCTTTAATTCTTGCAGTGGTGATTCCTGCGGCCTTTTTTAATTCAAGCCTTGGAAAAAAATTGACCAAACAAAGAATCAGAGGAGATGAGAAATACACGCTTTCTATCTCTCAAGCGTTTTGCCGTGAGCTTATCTGGAAGCCTTTAAGCATTGCCTGCGTAATTGGGTTTGTGCTGCCGTTCTTTGATAAAAAGAAGAAGTCCCTTCACGATAAAATTTCGGGAACATTCATTATCAAAGACTAG
- a CDS encoding carboxy terminal-processing peptidase gives MKRLCLALVLLLSFNAFSQAKDPRDPRREKLIGNILKNALETYHYRGIKINDEVSQKAFQQYLKKIDGSKQFLTKGDIKELEAYQFQMDDEMVSGDYVLIEKAGAVLKKRIALAEALRKEVFKKQFDFNGSETLELDPEKRDWVNDESKLKTNWEIVFKQATLNKYLSLIDEQTEKPTPKGAKASTKPVKKMKAEKKLTDAEMRAKAHESVSKRFQKIFERLAALDRDDQLDNFYNSISAVFDPHTNYLPAKKKEDFDIDITGKLEGIGAVLQEDGSFIKVVQIVPGGPAWRGKELEADDIILSVAQGNKESVDLTDMKVDDAVRYIRGKKGTEVRLTIKKVDGTRKIISIIRDEIEVAASFAKSSVIQMKDTDVKVGYIQLPKFYRDFENAKINCTDDVRKEIERLKKAKVDAIILDLRNNGGGALEDARLMSGLFLEKGPIVQVKNHMGQIEVLEDDDPSVSYDGPLVVLQNRFSASASEILAGAMQDYGRAVIVGGDYSHGKGTVQAVLDLNRGPLVSIFGETMGALKVTIQKFYRVTGASTQYKGITPDLVLPDIFSYVESREKDLEYSLPWDQIQAKPFTKWNKFAYNLPDLKAKSAARVKSNPRFAKINRNVDYLNKKKKETIVSLNLKKVQEEEVANKKMAEELKLEEENKNLLVTNFEDSLKAHENIRPGDMKKWSKDFEQRKEEWVKTLRQDVVLEEGVMIAGDIVKSLRVKSTVSSK, from the coding sequence ATGAAACGTCTGTGTCTCGCATTGGTGCTTTTACTTTCTTTTAACGCGTTCTCGCAGGCGAAAGATCCAAGAGATCCGAGGCGCGAAAAGCTCATCGGTAATATCCTAAAAAATGCACTTGAAACATACCACTACCGTGGAATCAAAATTAATGACGAAGTTTCTCAAAAGGCTTTCCAACAATACTTAAAGAAGATTGATGGTTCAAAACAATTCCTGACAAAAGGGGATATTAAAGAGCTTGAAGCTTATCAGTTCCAGATGGACGATGAGATGGTAAGCGGTGACTACGTTTTAATTGAAAAAGCGGGTGCTGTTTTAAAGAAAAGAATTGCTCTTGCTGAAGCATTAAGAAAAGAAGTTTTCAAAAAGCAATTTGATTTCAACGGAAGTGAAACACTTGAACTAGACCCGGAAAAAAGAGACTGGGTTAACGATGAGTCAAAACTAAAAACTAATTGGGAAATCGTTTTTAAACAAGCGACTCTTAACAAGTATCTTTCATTAATTGATGAGCAAACAGAAAAGCCAACTCCAAAAGGAGCGAAGGCCTCAACTAAGCCAGTTAAAAAAATGAAAGCAGAAAAGAAACTAACAGATGCTGAAATGAGAGCAAAAGCTCACGAATCAGTTTCTAAAAGATTCCAGAAAATTTTTGAGCGTCTAGCTGCTTTAGACAGAGACGATCAACTGGATAACTTCTATAACTCAATCTCAGCAGTTTTTGACCCGCATACAAACTACCTTCCAGCAAAAAAGAAAGAAGATTTCGATATCGACATCACAGGGAAACTTGAAGGAATCGGTGCCGTTCTTCAGGAAGATGGATCGTTCATTAAGGTTGTTCAAATTGTTCCAGGTGGACCTGCCTGGAGAGGAAAGGAGCTGGAAGCTGACGATATTATCCTTTCAGTTGCTCAAGGAAACAAAGAAAGTGTAGACCTGACAGATATGAAGGTGGACGATGCTGTTCGCTATATCCGTGGTAAAAAAGGAACTGAAGTTCGTCTGACAATTAAAAAAGTAGACGGGACAAGAAAGATCATTTCAATCATCCGCGATGAAATTGAAGTCGCTGCTTCCTTTGCAAAATCTTCAGTCATTCAGATGAAAGACACTGACGTAAAAGTTGGTTACATCCAACTTCCAAAGTTCTACCGTGATTTTGAAAATGCAAAGATCAACTGTACAGATGACGTAAGAAAAGAAATTGAAAGACTTAAAAAAGCTAAAGTCGATGCCATCATTCTTGACCTAAGAAACAATGGTGGGGGAGCTTTAGAAGATGCTCGTTTAATGTCAGGACTTTTCCTGGAAAAAGGACCGATTGTACAAGTTAAAAATCACATGGGGCAAATTGAAGTTCTGGAAGATGATGACCCAAGTGTGAGTTACGATGGACCGTTAGTTGTTCTTCAAAACCGCTTCTCTGCTTCAGCTTCAGAAATTTTAGCGGGAGCTATGCAGGATTACGGCCGTGCGGTTATCGTTGGTGGGGATTACTCTCATGGTAAAGGGACTGTTCAAGCTGTTTTAGATTTAAACCGTGGACCATTAGTTTCAATTTTTGGTGAGACAATGGGAGCGCTTAAAGTAACAATCCAGAAGTTCTACCGTGTAACAGGGGCTTCAACTCAGTATAAAGGAATCACTCCAGACCTGGTTCTTCCTGATATCTTCAGCTACGTCGAAAGCCGTGAAAAAGACCTGGAGTACTCGCTTCCATGGGATCAAATTCAAGCGAAGCCATTCACAAAATGGAACAAGTTTGCTTACAACCTTCCAGACTTAAAAGCTAAGAGTGCTGCAAGAGTAAAATCAAACCCTCGTTTTGCTAAGATCAACCGCAACGTTGATTACTTAAACAAGAAAAAGAAAGAAACAATTGTGTCTCTTAACCTGAAAAAAGTTCAGGAAGAAGAAGTGGCCAACAAGAAAATGGCCGAAGAACTTAAGCTTGAAGAAGAAAACAAAAACCTACTTGTAACAAATTTTGAAGACTCACTAAAAGCTCACGAAAACATCCGCCCGGGTGATATGAAAAAATGGTCGAAAGACTTTGAGCAAAGAAAAGAAGAGTGGGTAAAAACTCTAAGACAAGACGTTGTTTTAGAAGAGGGTGTGATGATCGCTGGAGACATCGTGAAGTCACTAAGAGTAAAGAGTACTGTTTCTTCAAAATAA
- a CDS encoding S41 family peptidase — translation MFKTSVLSVLLMTSALSAMPAQAGLLDLFKKPNIQSEAVKDVYSGVKFTYLDTEDRLLIVNSFLKTVELEYALLPLKAERVGLDFKKVKAEALAAEEAAGSITLSAADRKDPVLKDKIAELQAVANMEFLDRMQLLVAKFEDTHFGINEKISRPFIYNGIRLFRVQGKVVIGSIEPKFISMVQKLSGADLSGLRVGDEVLAIDGVSVEDKVNELKAYIAGSSDEFRDSQAVRSLTLRNFKYDKKNYINIRLKSAGFLKLPTFVNNPTSETLRPDARAFMKLFNIPSDTASIGITFDRATNKWTDSGLAFEGYSVRKIQGNIKGLTEYTDDGGSVGLRTGYYINKGKTYGYMQLMTFATKNFKTGNTTQTFLDAIRNFIIELKENELPLIFDLRSNGGGNGNFPSAVLSMLAEEGVVYPGATSGMRITHYMRQLQEPFMHQMVNAENENTILTGDEFNAMFEDAIDNRLDYSPMYASDPTPFDAKVKGFSNKIVALVTADCISACDKMSFLLKSSKRATIIGTHSNGTGAGYLSTSELDTEWTDPLRVLSSRVPNYLFGLPGNSFDINIFEADSVSKMCTENMPTQADVTYSNTMVDITRNNLGWLQKAAQVLEEK, via the coding sequence ATGTTTAAGACATCAGTACTGTCAGTTTTACTTATGACTTCAGCTTTATCAGCGATGCCTGCACAGGCCGGATTGTTGGATCTTTTTAAGAAACCAAACATCCAATCAGAAGCTGTTAAAGATGTTTATTCAGGTGTTAAATTCACTTACCTTGATACAGAAGACAGACTTCTTATCGTTAACAGCTTTTTAAAGACTGTTGAGCTTGAGTACGCTCTTCTTCCGCTTAAGGCAGAGAGAGTTGGATTAGACTTTAAGAAAGTAAAAGCAGAGGCCTTAGCAGCTGAAGAAGCAGCGGGCTCAATTACGCTTTCAGCTGCAGATAGAAAAGACCCGGTTTTAAAAGATAAGATTGCAGAGCTTCAGGCCGTAGCGAATATGGAGTTTCTGGATAGAATGCAGCTTTTAGTTGCTAAGTTTGAAGACACTCACTTTGGTATCAACGAAAAAATTTCAAGACCATTTATTTATAACGGTATCAGACTTTTTAGAGTTCAAGGAAAAGTTGTTATCGGATCAATTGAGCCAAAATTCATCTCAATGGTTCAAAAACTTTCCGGCGCAGATTTATCAGGCCTAAGAGTTGGTGATGAAGTTCTCGCTATCGACGGTGTATCAGTTGAAGATAAAGTTAATGAACTAAAGGCTTATATCGCAGGAAGCTCGGATGAGTTTAGAGACTCACAAGCAGTGCGCTCACTGACACTTAGAAACTTTAAGTACGACAAGAAAAACTATATCAATATTAGATTAAAGAGCGCTGGTTTCTTGAAACTGCCGACTTTTGTAAATAACCCAACATCTGAAACACTAAGACCGGATGCACGCGCTTTTATGAAATTGTTTAATATCCCATCAGACACGGCATCTATCGGGATTACATTTGATAGAGCGACAAATAAATGGACTGACTCTGGTTTAGCTTTTGAAGGTTATTCAGTAAGAAAAATCCAGGGCAACATTAAAGGCCTGACAGAGTACACGGATGACGGTGGAAGTGTAGGGCTTAGAACAGGTTATTATATCAATAAAGGAAAGACGTACGGGTATATGCAACTTATGACCTTTGCGACTAAAAACTTTAAAACAGGAAACACAACTCAAACTTTCCTGGATGCGATTAGAAACTTTATTATCGAGTTAAAAGAAAATGAACTTCCACTGATTTTTGACCTTCGCTCAAATGGTGGTGGTAATGGAAATTTCCCTTCAGCGGTATTATCAATGCTTGCCGAAGAAGGAGTGGTATATCCTGGGGCAACTTCAGGGATGAGAATCACTCACTATATGCGCCAATTACAAGAACCATTTATGCACCAGATGGTCAATGCTGAAAACGAAAATACAATCCTGACAGGTGATGAGTTCAACGCGATGTTTGAAGATGCAATTGATAACCGTCTGGATTATTCGCCAATGTACGCTTCTGACCCGACTCCATTTGATGCCAAAGTAAAAGGCTTCAGTAATAAGATCGTGGCCCTGGTAACGGCCGACTGTATTAGTGCGTGTGATAAAATGTCTTTCTTACTAAAGTCGTCAAAAAGAGCGACTATTATTGGAACTCATAGCAATGGTACAGGAGCAGGGTATTTATCAACTTCTGAGCTAGACACAGAGTGGACGGATCCTCTAAGAGTGCTTTCAAGCCGAGTTCCAAACTACCTTTTTGGTTTACCTGGTAACTCTTTTGACATCAACATCTTCGAAGCTGATAGTGTTTCAAAAATGTGTACGGAAAACATGCCAACTCAGGCCGACGTAACGTACTCGAACACTATGGTTGATATCACAAGAAACAACCTTGGTTGGTTACAGAAAGCTGCTCAGGTTCTTGAAGAAAAATAG
- the acnA gene encoding aconitate hydratase AcnA, with protein MSKVKKTLQVGSKSYAYYSLKEAKNLGLTDIDKLPKSLKVLLENLLRHENGKDVTFDDAKAINEWAKTQKSDREIAYYPARVLMQDFTGVPAVVDLAAMREAMKKIGGDPKKINPLIPVDLVIDHSVAVDFFGKADSFDKNVALEYERNKERYTFLKWGQKAFKNFRVVPPGTGICHQVNLEYLAQGVWTKTENGETTAYPDTCVGTDSHTTMINGLAVLGWGVGGIEAEAAMLGQSVTMTVPEVVGFKLTGKINEGITATDIVLTVTQMLRKHGVVEKFVEFYGPGVKALTLADRATIANMAPEYGATCGFFPIDEKTIDYLKFTGRSADQVALVEAYAKEQGLWLHEGDADPVFTSTLELDLSKVVASLSGPKRPQDKIELTAAADAFGKELVGAFKVDPSQVNTEYAVEGADFKLKHGAVAIATITSCTNTSNPSVMIAAGLVAKKARALGLKSQPWVKTALSPGSKVVTDYLVESGLQQSLDELGFTLTGYGCMSCIGNSGPLPENISKSVNTNNLVVTSVLSGNRNFEGRINPDVKANYLASPPLVIAYALAGNININISKDPIGKGANGQDIYLKDIWPTHEEINTILNGKLTSAMFKKRYENVFEGDAHWQAIKTTEGDFFSWEPDSTYIRNPTFFEDITGGKINTIKVDNARILALFGDSITTDHISPAGNIKKASPAGAYLTEKGVSVADFNSYGSRRGNHEVMMRGTFANIRIKNETAPGTEGGVTKYVPNGEVMPIYDAAMKYIETKTPLVVIAGKEYGTGSSRDWAAKGTFLQGVKAVVTESFERIHRSNLIGMGVLPLVFEAGTDRKTLGLVGNETISLNPQGEFRPGMKYEMTITRANGEVVKTMLTSRVDTADELNYITNGGILQYVLRNLK; from the coding sequence ATGAGCAAGGTGAAAAAAACACTACAGGTTGGTTCTAAGAGCTACGCTTACTACTCACTAAAAGAAGCAAAAAACTTAGGTCTAACAGACATCGACAAACTTCCAAAGTCACTAAAAGTTTTATTAGAAAACTTACTTCGCCATGAAAACGGCAAAGACGTAACATTCGACGACGCAAAAGCGATCAACGAGTGGGCAAAAACTCAAAAATCTGACCGCGAAATTGCTTACTATCCTGCGCGTGTTCTAATGCAAGACTTTACAGGAGTTCCTGCAGTTGTAGATTTAGCAGCGATGAGAGAAGCGATGAAAAAAATCGGTGGAGATCCAAAAAAGATCAACCCACTTATTCCAGTAGACCTAGTTATCGATCACTCGGTAGCAGTGGATTTCTTCGGGAAAGCTGATTCATTTGATAAAAACGTTGCTCTTGAATACGAAAGAAATAAAGAGCGCTACACATTCCTTAAATGGGGACAAAAAGCATTTAAAAACTTCCGCGTCGTTCCTCCAGGAACAGGGATTTGTCACCAGGTTAACCTTGAATACCTTGCTCAAGGTGTTTGGACTAAAACTGAAAATGGTGAAACAACGGCTTACCCAGATACATGTGTTGGGACAGATTCACACACAACTATGATTAACGGTCTTGCCGTTCTAGGATGGGGTGTTGGTGGTATTGAAGCTGAAGCGGCAATGCTTGGCCAATCAGTCACAATGACTGTTCCAGAAGTTGTAGGTTTTAAACTTACAGGAAAAATCAACGAAGGCATCACTGCTACAGATATCGTTTTAACTGTCACTCAGATGTTACGTAAGCACGGTGTAGTAGAGAAGTTCGTTGAATTCTACGGGCCAGGAGTAAAAGCTCTAACTCTTGCAGATAGAGCAACGATTGCTAACATGGCACCGGAATACGGAGCAACATGTGGATTCTTCCCAATCGATGAAAAGACAATCGACTATTTAAAATTCACAGGAAGATCTGCTGACCAGGTAGCTCTTGTTGAAGCTTACGCAAAAGAGCAAGGCCTATGGCTACACGAAGGTGACGCTGATCCAGTGTTTACTTCAACTCTTGAACTAGACCTTTCTAAAGTTGTGGCTTCTCTATCAGGACCAAAACGTCCTCAAGATAAAATTGAACTGACTGCGGCAGCAGACGCATTTGGAAAAGAGCTTGTGGGAGCTTTCAAAGTAGACCCATCACAAGTAAATACTGAGTATGCCGTTGAAGGTGCAGACTTCAAACTTAAGCATGGTGCTGTGGCAATCGCTACAATCACTTCATGCACGAACACTTCAAACCCATCTGTTATGATTGCAGCTGGTCTTGTGGCGAAAAAGGCAAGAGCTCTAGGGCTTAAGTCTCAGCCATGGGTAAAAACAGCTCTTTCTCCTGGGTCTAAAGTTGTAACTGATTACCTTGTAGAATCTGGACTTCAACAATCTCTTGATGAACTAGGATTCACGCTGACAGGATACGGATGTATGTCTTGTATCGGGAACTCTGGACCACTTCCAGAAAACATTTCTAAGTCAGTTAACACAAACAACCTGGTAGTGACGTCAGTTCTTTCTGGTAACAGAAACTTCGAAGGTCGTATCAACCCAGACGTAAAAGCTAACTACCTGGCTTCACCTCCGCTAGTTATCGCTTACGCTCTTGCAGGTAACATCAACATTAACATCTCAAAAGATCCAATCGGAAAAGGTGCTAATGGACAAGATATCTACCTAAAAGACATCTGGCCGACTCACGAAGAAATCAACACAATCCTTAACGGAAAACTTACAAGCGCAATGTTCAAGAAGCGTTATGAAAACGTTTTTGAAGGAGATGCTCACTGGCAAGCAATCAAGACGACAGAAGGTGACTTCTTCTCTTGGGAACCAGATTCAACTTACATCAGAAACCCAACTTTCTTCGAAGACATCACTGGTGGAAAAATCAACACAATTAAAGTTGATAACGCTCGCATTCTGGCACTGTTTGGTGACTCGATTACGACTGACCACATTTCTCCAGCTGGTAACATCAAGAAAGCTTCTCCAGCAGGCGCTTACTTAACTGAAAAAGGTGTATCGGTTGCTGACTTCAACTCTTATGGATCACGCCGTGGTAACCATGAAGTGATGATGAGAGGAACATTTGCTAACATTCGTATAAAAAACGAAACGGCTCCAGGTACTGAAGGTGGTGTCACGAAATACGTACCAAACGGTGAAGTTATGCCAATCTACGATGCAGCGATGAAGTACATCGAAACAAAAACTCCACTTGTGGTTATCGCAGGTAAAGAATACGGAACAGGATCATCACGTGACTGGGCAGCGAAAGGAACTTTCCTACAAGGCGTAAAAGCGGTAGTGACTGAATCTTTCGAGCGTATCCACAGATCTAACCTGATTGGTATGGGTGTTCTTCCGCTGGTATTTGAAGCGGGGACAGACAGAAAAACTCTTGGACTTGTTGGTAACGAGACAATCTCTCTAAACCCACAAGGAGAGTTCAGACCAGGTATGAAGTATGAAATGACAATCACGAGAGCTAATGGCGAAGTGGTTAAAACGATGCTTACTTCACGTGTGGACACTGCTGATGAATTAAACTACATCACAAATGGCGGTATCCTTCAGTACGTACTACGTAATTTAAAATAG
- a CDS encoding LysR family transcriptional regulator produces MLDGIEALIALEKHETVSQAALALRLTQSAVSKRIHALQVELDMKLVEPDGRRLKLTPEALQFLSKAKPLLLELKNLSIAPETKSSHISQFSLALSDSIAGSFGPKVINQTLRSFKNLRLDIHVHRSLMLLENVTLGKYQLGICTSNDMRKDLASFHLVDEPLALLHAENKNKPNKNLPLITIEENSATWKSIGPTVKKEYPHLFSNSVIYVESFLAVYQMAKVGLGNGLIPLGLCKELHIKKNHYKTLKVNRPISLVTRKTIAQLEIFTPFYNELKTNITEYFDDIDS; encoded by the coding sequence ATGTTAGACGGAATTGAAGCCCTTATTGCCCTGGAAAAACACGAAACTGTAAGTCAGGCAGCTTTGGCACTGAGATTGACTCAGTCTGCAGTGAGTAAAAGGATCCATGCCCTACAAGTTGAGTTGGATATGAAACTTGTTGAACCCGATGGCAGACGCCTTAAGCTCACACCGGAAGCGTTGCAGTTTTTGAGTAAGGCCAAGCCACTTTTGCTGGAACTTAAAAATCTTTCCATCGCTCCGGAAACGAAAAGCTCTCACATCTCTCAATTTTCTCTGGCCCTCTCCGACTCTATCGCTGGAAGTTTTGGGCCCAAAGTTATTAATCAAACCTTGCGCTCTTTTAAAAATCTCCGTCTCGACATCCACGTTCACCGAAGCTTGATGCTTTTAGAAAACGTGACACTTGGAAAATACCAATTGGGTATCTGTACATCAAACGATATGCGAAAAGACCTGGCCAGTTTTCATTTAGTCGATGAACCTCTGGCGCTTTTACATGCAGAAAATAAAAATAAGCCCAATAAAAATCTTCCACTTATTACAATTGAAGAAAACTCTGCAACATGGAAGAGCATCGGGCCCACGGTCAAAAAAGAGTACCCGCACCTTTTTTCCAATTCGGTCATCTACGTTGAGTCTTTCCTCGCTGTCTATCAAATGGCCAAAGTTGGCCTGGGCAACGGGCTTATTCCCCTTGGCCTTTGCAAAGAACTTCATATAAAAAAGAATCATTATAAAACGCTTAAGGTGAATCGCCCCATTTCGCTGGTTACCAGAAAAACCATCGCTCAATTGGAAATTTTCACTCCGTTTTATAACGAATTAAAAACTAACATTACTGAGTATTTCGACGATATAGACTCATGA
- a CDS encoding YbaN family protein, whose amino-acid sequence MKKITYLLLGHLSLALGIIGAFLPVLPTTPFLLLAAFFYSKSSVRLHMWMLEHKYLGPPLKDWQQSGVIGIKAKWLATVMILLVIGWRFPKLNIDLWIKILASSVLLAVLVFIWSRPGKAK is encoded by the coding sequence ATGAAGAAAATCACTTACCTTTTATTAGGCCATCTAAGCCTCGCTCTGGGAATTATCGGCGCCTTCTTGCCGGTTCTTCCGACGACGCCTTTTTTACTGCTGGCCGCTTTCTTCTATTCTAAATCGAGTGTGCGCTTGCACATGTGGATGCTCGAACACAAATACCTGGGGCCACCTCTAAAAGACTGGCAGCAAAGTGGAGTCATTGGCATCAAGGCGAAATGGCTGGCAACAGTTATGATTCTACTGGTGATTGGCTGGCGTTTTCCAAAACTTAATATTGATCTATGGATAAAGATCCTGGCCTCTTCTGTTCTTTTGGCCGTGTTGGTTTTTATCTGGAGTCGTCCAGGAAAGGCAAAATAA
- a CDS encoding methyltransferase family protein, producing MKIFLVLYFIFFILFCLVLPTVRVWRQQKILAITFKNTDSAHDYIGKLFKVVILAAGFPALLYLFNEERLPRLIQLDLPPSVFYLGLIIMAVSLLWVMIAQIQMANSWRIGIDYEKKTELVHEGFFNYSRNPIYLGMHGSLLGFFMVLPNVWSLVVFLIAHILMQIQTRLEEEYLEKMHGASYADYKNKVRRWL from the coding sequence ATGAAAATCTTTCTCGTTCTTTACTTCATCTTTTTTATTCTCTTCTGTTTAGTTCTGCCGACAGTTCGTGTCTGGAGACAACAAAAGATTTTGGCCATCACATTTAAAAATACAGACAGTGCCCACGACTATATCGGGAAACTTTTTAAAGTTGTCATCCTGGCCGCTGGATTTCCTGCGCTTCTTTATCTTTTTAATGAAGAAAGACTCCCAAGACTTATTCAGCTTGATCTTCCTCCAAGTGTATTTTATTTGGGGCTTATCATTATGGCCGTCTCTCTTCTTTGGGTGATGATTGCCCAAATACAAATGGCCAATTCGTGGAGAATTGGAATTGATTACGAAAAAAAGACGGAGCTCGTTCATGAGGGCTTCTTTAATTACTCACGCAACCCGATTTATTTGGGAATGCATGGAAGTCTTTTAGGTTTTTTTATGGTTCTTCCTAACGTCTGGTCGCTTGTGGTTTTTTTAATTGCCCACATCTTGATGCAGATTCAAACGCGATTGGAAGAAGAATACCTGGAAAAAATGCACGGGGCTTCTTACGCCGATTACAAAAATAAAGTGAGACGCTGGCTCTAG